The DNA window GGGATAAGCGTGTAGCCCGCAGTATAGGCAAATCCGTGCTGCAGTGGGGTGAGGCGTGATGTCGAGCCGGTGTGGCGAAGTGAGTGGCCCCGTGCTGTCGAGAAAAGCCTCTAGTGAGTGTGCGTGCGGCCCGTACCCGAAACCGACGCAGGTGGTCAGGTAGAGAATACCGAGGCGGTCGGGTGAACCATGGTTAAGGAACTCGGCAAATTGTCCCCGTAACTTTGGGAGAAGGGGAGCCCGGTGTGGTGAACACCCGTGCGGTGGGAGCTGCGCTGGGTCGCAGATACCAGGGGGAAGCGACTGTTTATTAAAAACACAGGTCCGTGCGAAGTCGTAAGACGCGGTATACGGACTGACGCCTGCCCGGTGCCGGAACGTTAAGAGGACTGGTGAGCCCTGCGGGGTGAGGCTGGGAATCTAAGCGCCGGTAAACGGCGGTGGTAACTATAACCATCCTAAGGTAGCGAAATTCCTTGTCGGGTAAGTTCCGACCTGCACGAATGGCGTAACGACTTCCCCGCTGTCTCAACCATGGGCCCGGTGAAATTGCACTACGAGTAAAGATGCTCGTTTCGCGCAGCAGGACGGAAAGACCCCGGGACCTTCACTACAGCTTGACATTGGTGTGTGGGATGGTTTGTGTAGGATAGGTGGGAGCCTGGGAAGCTGACACGCCAGTGTTGGTGGAGGCGTTGGTGAAATACCACTCTGATCATGTCGTACACCTCAACCCGCGCCCGTGATCCGGGTGGGGGACCGTGTCTGGTGGGTAGTTTAACTGGGGCGGTTGCCTCCTAAAAGGTAACGGAGGCGCCCAATGGTTCCCTCGGCCTGGTTGGTAATCAGGTGGTGAGTGTAAGTGCACAAGGGAGCTTGACTGCGAGACGGACGTGTCGAGCAGGTGCGAAAGCAGGGACTAGTGATCCGGCACCACCGTGTGGAAGGGGTGTCGCTCAACGGCTAAAAGGTACCCCGGGGATAACAGGCTCATCTTCCCCGAGAGTTCGTATCGACGGGATGGTTTGGCACCTCGATGTCGGCTCGTCGCATCCTGGGGCTGGAGTTGGTCCCAAGGGTTGGGCTGTTCGCCCATTAAAGCGGCACGCGAGCTGGGTTTAGAACGTCGTGAGACAGTTCGGTCCCTATCCGCTGCGCGCGTTGGAGACTTGGCAAGGGCTGTCCCTAGTACGAGAGGACCGGGACGGACGAACCTCTGGTGTGCCAGTTGTTCCGCCAGGAGCATGGCTGGTTGGCTACGTTCGGGAGAGATAACCGCTGAAAGCATCTAAGTGGGAAGCTTGCTTGGAGATGAGGTCTCCCGCCCCTGTGTGGGGGTAAGGCCGCCCAGAGATGATGGGGTTGATAGGCCGGAGGTGGAAGCTCTGTGAGGGGTGGAGCTGACCGGTACTAATGGGCCGAGGGCTTGTCCACCATGGATACATGGTTGTTCGCGCACACTATTTCACGGATTGCTGCTGCCTGTGGGTGGTGGTTGGTCCCTCATGAGTGTCCCCCCACGCGCGCGTGTGCGTGTGTGGGTGTGGGTTACGGCGGTGAGAGCGGAAGGGAAACACCCGGTGCCATTCCGAACCCGGTCGTTAAGCTTTCTTGCGCCGATGGTACTGCCCCTATGGTGCGGGGTGGGAGAGTAGGTCACCGCCGGACATTCGTTGTGGGGTGTGGGTGTGGGGTGGAGACCCGGGTGGGTTTCCCTCACATCCACACCCCACTTTTTATGCTGTCAAAGAGATTGTGTCGACAACAGGGCTGGTTCGTGAGGAACCAAACAGCCGTGTGCCCTCTCGCCAGGGAAGACATACAATCGTATTCGTAACGGATGTAACCGAGCCACCAGGGTACAGGCGCGCGTTTGAGCACAGCCTGACGCGCCCGTACCAGGAAACACCTCGTCCGGACCCTAGATGTTGGGTAGGAGAATGCTCTAACGTCGCGTTCCGCTCCTGGACGCTCCTGGCTCTCCGCGTGCCACGGAACCCTGTCGGATGGCTTGCTCCGCAAAGCTCCGGGCGGGAAGAGCGTCCCTCGCGTTGCCGGAAACGGGGCGGGTGTGTGTCCGCTTGTCGTGACATGTTGGTGAGCCGCCTATCTTCCCGGAAAGGAGGAGGGGCGTTCCATCCCTTTGGATGGCTCAGAGACGGAGGCCCGGAAAACGATGACTGATGAAAGCCGGCCGAAGGGACCACAGGGTTCTGGCAACCGTGGGCAAGGCGGCAGCGGTAAGAATGACCGTGCGAGGTCGGGCCAGAGCCGAGACGGGGGCAAACGCGGTGACCGAAAAAGTTCCGGTCAAAACGGACGCTCATCCGGCTCTGGCGACCGGCGTTCGGACAGCAAAGCCGGTGGCTCCGACAAGCGAAACCGTGATCCCCGCCAGGGGGACAAGGGGAAACCCGCCCAGCGGGGAGGGAAAACTGCTGGCAGCCGTCCCGCCGCACAGACGGGGGAGTCCGCCCCGAAACTGCCGGACAGGATCACCGCGGATCAGCTCGATCGTGAGGTGCGCCGAGAGCTGGAAACCCTGCCACGTTCGCTGGCCGAAACCGTCGCTCGCCATCTTGTGATGGCCGGTGAACTTCTCGATGAGGATCCCGAAACCGCCTACGAGCACGCTACTTACGCGCGCCGTAAAGCATCCCGGGTCAGTGCCGTACGGGAAGCCTCAGGAGTAGCCGCTTACCGGGCCGGAAAATGGCAGGAGGCTCTGTCGGACCTGCGTGCCGCGCGAAGGATGAGCGGCCAGAACAGTTTCCTGGCTCTTCTGGCTGACTGTGAACGCGGACTCGGGCGCCCGGAGCGTGCCCTCGAGTTCTGCGCCGACCCCCAGGCGCAACAGCTTGATGTAGCGGACAGGGTTGAGCTGCGGATCGTTGCTGCTGGAGCACGTACTGACCTCGGACAGTCGGAGGCAGCGCTCATAGAACTCCAGATCCCGGAACTCAAGGAGAGAAGAGCTCGCCCCTGGGTCGCGCGGTTGTTCTATGCTTACGCGGACGCTCTCCTGGCCGTCGGGCGGAATAAGGACGCTCGTGATTATTTCGCGCACGCTTCTGCTGTCGATCGTGAAGGCGTAACGGACGCCGACGAACGCTTGGCGGCGTTGGAAGGCCTCGAACTCGTTGACTCGGGAGACGGCTTGCTGTGGAGCGACGCGGAAGAGGACCCCGAAACCGGTGATTCGGATTCCGGGGAGGACGAAGCGTCGCCAGATGAGCGTTCCTGACGCTGCGCACGAAAAAAGGGGCGGCTTCCCGGTTCAAGGGGAAGCCGCCCCTTTCTATGTGTGTAACCTAGCTGTTTTCTGTCTCGTGTTCTGCCGTGGGCACACCGTGCCGCCGATAGTGTGCGCTTCGTTGCAGCAGGATGATGGTCGCCAGAATGGTTGCGGTGAACGACGCCAGAAGCACTCCGCCTTTCGCGTGCTCCAGCGTGGTGACCGCGTCACTGTAAGCCAACTCGGTGATCAGCAGAGATACGGTGAATCCGATTCCGGCGAGCATCGACATTCCACCGATGTCGACCCAACTGAGAGTCGGGTTGAGTTCCGCGCGGGTAAGTTTGGTGGTGAGCCACGCCCCGCCGAGGATTCCCACGAGTTTACCGACGACCAAGCCCACCATCACGCCCAGGGCGACGCTATCCGCGAACATCGAACCGATACCGGAGAACACGACACCGGCCGACATCAGGGCGAAGATCGGCAGAGCGAGCGCGGAGGACCAGGGGCGCAGCATGTGTTCCGCGTGGTGGAGGGGGGACTCGTACTCGCCCTCGTTGATGTTGCTTCGCATGAGCATGCCCATGGCAACCCCCGCGATGGTGGCGTGAACCCCGCTCTCGTGCACAAGGACCCAGATAGCAACCGCGAGCGGTACGTAAACGACCCAGTTGGGGAGGGGAGAACGGTCCAGCGCCGCAGCGATCCCTCGTCCCTGTTGCAGGTAACCGAACACTCCCAACAGAACCAGGGCGATGAACAGCGGAAGGAACGACAGGTCCGCGGTGTAGAAGACCGCGATCACCAGAATCGCACCGAGATCATCCACGATCGCCAGGGTCAGCAGGAAAGTGCGGAGGGCCGGCGGGAGGTGCCGGCCGACAAGAGCGAGAATGGCCAACGCGAAGGCGATGTCGGTGGCCATGGGAATGCCCCACCCGCTGAGTGCCTCGGGGCGGGCGGTGTTCAGACTGACGAAGAGTAGGGCAGGTACCACCATTCCACCGATCGCGGCGACGATCGGAAGCATGGCACGCCGGGGATTACGTAGTTCCCCGTGTACGAACTCCTGTTTGAGCTCCGCACCGATGATGAAGAAGAAAACGGCGAGAAGTCCGTCGGCGGCCCACGTTTCGAGCGAGAGATCGAGGTGGAGGGAGGAAGGACCCACGGTGAAGTCACGGAGACTCTCGTAGATTCCGGACAGTGGTGAGTTCGCCCAGAGGAGCGCGACAACGGCCGCCCCGATGAGGAGGAAACCGCTAACAGCGTCCTTGCGTAGCGTGTCGGCGATCGCATGCACACCAGTTTTTTTGACCATGCACCAGCTCCCGAGTCGTCCTTGGGGTTGTGTCACATCGCCGACCAGACTTCCCGGCACACCTAGCGGATTGTCGCAACACCGCCCCACCTACCCTGCCCGACACCACGCACACTGTCCAAATTGTTCCGGGCCGTCCGGTGTGGCGGAGCTCCGCCCAACAGCGGACTCCCTGATCGTAGGAGACGCTAATCACACCTCGGAGGGCAGGGGGTGGGGTTATCACCTGAGCGTTCGTGGCGATCCGGGGAAGGCCTTCCGGTGTGTCCCCGACGGGGTAGGTGCGGCACTCTGCCGGGTCCCTCGGGAGCGTCGGGGCACGAGGGGTCACCATCCTTGCCGGGGAACTCCCCGAAGCGAGCGGGCGGGGATAGTGGCGCGGCCTCTCACTATCCACCGAAGACAACCTTCCCCGGGGTGGTGGTAGCAGGTGACGAAACAGCTGCCGGAGAGCGAGGACCGGGGCCGTAGGGCCGAAAACAGGGTTTCTGTTTCCATTCCGTTCCCCCGGAAGTCCGGAGTTCCGCGTGTCAGTGTTTCTGGCTGCGGGAAACAGGTTGCTGCGATCTACGTTTCGCCCTGTTCTTTCCTCTGTTCCGCGGCCACCTGGTCCAGCCAGTGCCCGATTCCCGCCACATTGCTTTCCACCCCGCTGAGAACCTCCATGACCTCTGCTGCTTCGGTCGAAGCTTCTGGTGGGAGAGGACGGTAACGGGTGAGTACCTGGTCGCGGACCATTGCTATCGCATGGTCCAGGTCACCGGTGCTCGCGTGCGCGCTTTGTACTGTTTCAACCCAAAGGCGCAGTTCCTCTTCGGCGCGGTCAATGGTGTCATCCACAGTGGGAACAGCGCCGAAATGCGAGAACATGAGGCGTTGTGGTCCGATGTCGCGGAACAGTTGCAGGGAGGACAGAGCCGCGTCCAGATTGAAATCCGGGGGAGGGGTCGCGGGCCGGACGTCTTCCGTATGAGGGTTGTAGACACCCAGGGCATCACCCACATAGAGGTCGCCTGTACCGGAGTCCAGCAGTCCGACATGGTGTTTCGCGTGTCCCGGCGTGTAGTGGGACACGAGCTCGCGGCCGTTGCCCAGCTCGATCCGGCCCGTTTGGGAGACGGAACGGATCCGGGTGCTGTCGGTGGGCCGCATCTCACCGAACAGGACATCCAACCGGTCCCCCCAAACCTGGCGTGCACTGTGCATCAACCGTGTCGGATCGGCCAGGTGCCGGGCCCCGCGTTCGTGCACCACGACCTCGGCGTTGGGGAACATCCGCGCCACTTCTCCGACACCGCCAGCGTGGTCGAGATGAATGTGTGTGACGACGATGGTGGCGAGGTCACGCGCGTCCACGCCGAGAGCAGCCAGCCTGTCCCGGAGCACCGGTGCTGAACCCGCGGTGCCGACCTCGACCACGCAGGGGTGTTCGGTCCGGATCAGGTAGCTGGAAGTGATCCCGGGATAGCCGGCCATCCGGGTATCGATAGCGAAGACCTCGGCCCCCAACGGGACCACTCCTTCGGGGAACCCAGCCGAATCTGCCACGTCTTGCACGGTGTTCTCTCCTTTGCCTGCGGCTCCCGGCCGGTGCCAAATCTAGTGCACGGCGCTGGTTCCGGCCATGGGCCGGGCTGACGGCGTGCCCGAGAAGAACGAAAGGCCGCCTACGGGCCCCCGACGACTACGGTCAGTACCCCAGTCGGTGTAGCGCGGCGATAGTCTTGGGGCTGCCCACCCCTTCGCGCGCGGCCTCCCATACTGCCCCGCACAGAGCGCGGAGGGCATCCAGCCGTTCTCCGTTGCCGGTGAGTTCCACCTCGCCGCCCCGTACCGCGGCTGTCCAGCCACCACAGCGCATCCCGCCATCACCGTCGGGATACGTCGGGGGATGGGGCGTGTTGAGGCCGGTGAGGTCCGAAGCGAGGTAGGACGGCCGCGCGTGTTGTGGAGCATGGACCACGTCGGAGGGAGAGGTCACCCCGGAAAGCACGAGCAGACTCGCGGCTCCTCGCGCGTGTGCTCCCTCGATATCGGTGTCGAGGCGGTCTCCGACAACGATGGGGGAGACCGCTCCGGTCCGTTGCACCCCTTCCTCGTGGAGGGGAGGTTCCGGTTTTCCGGCGACGATGGGTTCCTTTCCCGTGGCGTGGGCGATGACTCGCGCCAATGAGCCGTTACCGGGCATGGCGCCCTCCGCGCCCGGAGCCGTCGCGTCGTTGTTGCTCGTCACGAAGAGAGCGCCGCGCGAGACGGCCCGCATCCCCTCACCGAGCAGGTCCGTACTCATGCGCGGGGAGTAGCCCTGTACGACTGCCACAGGGTGTTCGGCCGCGGCGGAGACCGGACGCAGCCCCTGGACGCGCAACGCGACCCGCACTCCGGTATCGCCGACGACCAGGACGGGAGAGCCGGCGGGGAACCGCTTGGCTACCAGCCGGGACGCGGCTTCGGCTGACGTCACCACCTCGTCGGCGACAGCTTCGATCCCCATGGCTGTGAGACGTTCGGCCGTCGCGGCGGGGGTCCGGGACGCGTTGTTCGTCACGAAAGCTATACGCATCCCGGCCCCACGCGCCGTGCGGACGGCTTCCGGCGCTTCGGGAACCGGCCGGGAACCGAGGTAAACCACCCCGTCGAGGTCGAGTAGAGCAGCGTCGTACGTGCTGTTGAGGGGGCGGTCGGAAGAGAGAAGAGCCATGACTGTTCAGTAACGGTAGGCGGGAGTGAGAGGGTCGGGACCGGAACGGCACCGGAGCGTGGCTGTGGGTGGCGGAAGCCGAGATCCGGGAGACGGGTGTCTCGTTCGGCAGTGGTCCCTCGGGTACTCGGCGGCTCGGTGTTCTCAGATTAGCTTGCGCATCCGCATCAGGTCGGTGAAGCTGGCGTCGAGTCTCACACGCCCGGTGAGGACCGCCTTACGCGGGTCCAGCCTCTCCTCGGAAAGAGCGACCAGATCGGTACTGGAGACAGTGATGCGGACCTGTGCGGGCGGGGAGGAAACCTCTGCGTCACGCGTGGTTGCCTCTGATATCCCTTGGCTGGTGAGCCGCATGTCGAAAACAACCTCCAGGTCGGGGACCGCGACGCTGATACTGCGTTCCACCAGATGTTTGCGGCGGCTGTGTTCGTCGAGTTCCGCCACTCTGCTGGAGAGGTTGCGGATCGCCGCCTCACACTCTTCGATGCTGGTCATAATGCCTATCATGCCTGATTCTGGTTCTCGTGGCAGGGCAAGGGCGACGTACCAGCCCGGTGGCTGACCGGTTTCCGCCGCAGGACCGTCCCGACACCGGTAGCGTTGGCACCGCTACCTGACTCGCAGTGACAGTGGTTGTTCGGCAAGGAGAATATAACGATGGTCGTTGACGCGGTGCGCGCCTATGTTGATGCTGCCAGTGGTCTCACGGAGCTGACCCGCAAGCGCGCTGTGGCGGCGGCCAAAACACTGTTGAAGGAGAGGGAGAGCCACGGCACCGGTGGGACGGACGCCGCTGCCTCCGAGGGGGAGCATCCGCCTTCTCCCCCCGGTGTGGGGCAGAGTATCCAGACCCTGGCCAACGATCTGCTCGAGACCAGCAAAGCCAACCGGGACGCCCTGCTCCGTGTGGTGGAAGCCGAGGTCAACCGGGCTCTGTCCCGGGCTGACCTTGTGCGTCGCAGCGATTACGACCGTTTGGCACGCAGGGTGGCCGAGCTGGAGCGTCGGATGGCTACCCAGCGGTTCCACCAACGGAGCGGTGAGGCTCCCGGAGCCGAACCCGGTGCTGACCCGAACACCGCCTCTGTCGAACAGCCGGAGCAGACGTCACCAGAAACACCCGTTCCCGAGCTGGGAAGCTCCTCGGAAACGGCCCGGCAAACCTCGGAGCCGCGGGAGGACGTTTCCGAAGAAGAAACGACGACAGAGCACGCACAGGGAACCCCCGAGGCAGGAACGGACGGAGAGCGCCGTGCGCCGGAGGAAACACTGGAGGAGAAACCCAGTGAGAACGGTGATCCGGCCTCCTCGGGGATAACGGACGCCGATACCGGGAAGAAGCCTTCCAACAGCCAAGCGGGAAACAAGGCCAAAACCGGCGGAGCCGCAGGGTCGCGGTCTGCGTCCAAAGCGGGAAACAAGCGGTCCGGAGGACGCGGAAAGAACGCTGGCTCGGTCTCGACCGCTGCCAACACCCCCGCGGGGAACGTCACGGAGCCGGAGACGGCGCGGGGCAATGGTGCGCGGAGCGAGGGAAGGTCCGGTACGAACAAGCGGAAGTAGGCACCGTCGTTCCGGAAAGGTGCGTGCAGAGGTGACGAACGCGGAAAACGGCGACGCGGATGCGCCCGGATTGGCCGAGCGGACGTTGCGCAGTGCGCGGGAACGGTTGGCGGCACTTGACGAGCTGCCGACAAGCGACCACGTTGCCGTATTCGACGAACTCCATCGTGAACTCTCCGGCGTTCTCGGGGTGCTGGACCGAGACGCCGACACCGGTACGGCACCTCCCGCTGGCTCCGGTGGTGTGAGCGGAAACGACAACGGCGGTTGAGAGCGCGTCCCGCACGAACCTCCGCTGCTGGGAGACGCGCCCGTCGTGGTGCGGGAAGGACCCCCGGAGGGAAGGGGAGCAGCCGGAAGGCCCCGGCAGTGTGACAAGGCGGGCCAGGAGTGTCTCCTCCGCGCGTTCACACCATCCGAACCACAGCCGACGCTGTGCACGCGTGCGCGCCGCGCTGTCGTGGCGATGGAACCGGACACGGCCCGGACAACACCCGATGGCCGGGGCCAACCGTACGGAGCTGGTACTCAGCGGGCAGAGGGACGAACCGGCTCCGTCATCCGTCGCTCCCTCCCCGAGGCAGGAACCGGGCGCGCTCCTTCCGGGGAGGGTTGCTGACGCCGTCGGGGCCACGAGGCCGTACCGTGGTCCAGGACGGATGGTGTCACGCACCCGGACGGGACCGTGCTAACCGGCCGTAGGGGGAACGCACCGTTCACGCCGAGGGTGCGGAAGAGCCGTGCTGACGGCCGGTGGTCCCAGTGGCTCGTTGGCGACTCCTGCGTCCGGTGGGCAGTACACCAGGGATCCAACCCCCTCAGAGCGAAGACCAACGTCAGATAGGCGCATTCAGTCGACCATGGCCAAACGAAGCCGGCTCGATGCCGAACTCGTCCGTCGGGGGTACGCCCGATCCCGCGCGCACGCCGCTGAACTGATCGACAGCGGTCAGGTTCAGGTGGGAGCGATGCTGGCGGTGAAACCTGCCACCCAGGTGGGCACCGACCAGCCGATCGTGGTGCGCGTTCCGGACGAGGAACCGCCCTACGTGTCGCGCGGTGCGCACAAACTCCTCGGAGCGCTCGGGGCTTTCGGGATCGACCCGGAGGGAAGGCCGTGCCTCGACGCGGGAGCCTCCACCGGCGGATTCACCGACGTCCTGCTTCGGAGAGGCGCGGCGCACGTCATCGCGGTCGACGTCGGTTACGGACAGCTGGCATGGCAGCTGCGCAATGATGACCGCGTTGCGGTGGTGGAACGGTGCAACATACGTGAACTCACCCCGGAACGGGTCGGGACCGTGGTCCCTGACCTGGTGGTGGCGGACCTGTCCTTCATCTCGTTGACCCTGGTGCTTCCGCCGCTGGTGGAGTGCGCCACCGCGGACGCCGATTTCGTG is part of the Haloactinospora alba genome and encodes:
- a CDS encoding tetratricopeptide repeat protein produces the protein MAGELLDEDPETAYEHATYARRKASRVSAVREASGVAAYRAGKWQEALSDLRAARRMSGQNSFLALLADCERGLGRPERALEFCADPQAQQLDVADRVELRIVAAGARTDLGQSEAALIELQIPELKERRARPWVARLFYAYADALLAVGRNKDARDYFAHASAVDREGVTDADERLAALEGLELVDSGDGLLWSDAEEDPETGDSDSGEDEASPDERS
- the nhaA gene encoding Na+/H+ antiporter NhaA — translated: MVKKTGVHAIADTLRKDAVSGFLLIGAAVVALLWANSPLSGIYESLRDFTVGPSSLHLDLSLETWAADGLLAVFFFIIGAELKQEFVHGELRNPRRAMLPIVAAIGGMVVPALLFVSLNTARPEALSGWGIPMATDIAFALAILALVGRHLPPALRTFLLTLAIVDDLGAILVIAVFYTADLSFLPLFIALVLLGVFGYLQQGRGIAAALDRSPLPNWVVYVPLAVAIWVLVHESGVHATIAGVAMGMLMRSNINEGEYESPLHHAEHMLRPWSSALALPIFALMSAGVVFSGIGSMFADSVALGVMVGLVVGKLVGILGGAWLTTKLTRAELNPTLSWVDIGGMSMLAGIGFTVSLLITELAYSDAVTTLEHAKGGVLLASFTATILATIILLQRSAHYRRHGVPTAEHETENS
- a CDS encoding MBL fold metallo-hydrolase; translation: MAGYPGITSSYLIRTEHPCVVEVGTAGSAPVLRDRLAALGVDARDLATIVVTHIHLDHAGGVGEVARMFPNAEVVVHERGARHLADPTRLMHSARQVWGDRLDVLFGEMRPTDSTRIRSVSQTGRIELGNGRELVSHYTPGHAKHHVGLLDSGTGDLYVGDALGVYNPHTEDVRPATPPPDFNLDAALSSLQLFRDIGPQRLMFSHFGAVPTVDDTIDRAEEELRLWVETVQSAHASTGDLDHAIAMVRDQVLTRYRPLPPEASTEAAEVMEVLSGVESNVAGIGHWLDQVAAEQRKEQGET
- a CDS encoding HAD-IIA family hydrolase, translating into MALLSSDRPLNSTYDAALLDLDGVVYLGSRPVPEAPEAVRTARGAGMRIAFVTNNASRTPAATAERLTAMGIEAVADEVVTSAEAASRLVAKRFPAGSPVLVVGDTGVRVALRVQGLRPVSAAAEHPVAVVQGYSPRMSTDLLGEGMRAVSRGALFVTSNNDATAPGAEGAMPGNGSLARVIAHATGKEPIVAGKPEPPLHEEGVQRTGAVSPIVVGDRLDTDIEGAHARGAASLLVLSGVTSPSDVVHAPQHARPSYLASDLTGLNTPHPPTYPDGDGGMRCGGWTAAVRGGEVELTGNGERLDALRALCGAVWEAAREGVGSPKTIAALHRLGY
- a CDS encoding SCP2 sterol-binding domain-containing protein, giving the protein MTSIEECEAAIRNLSSRVAELDEHSRRKHLVERSISVAVPDLEVVFDMRLTSQGISEATTRDAEVSSPPAQVRITVSSTDLVALSEERLDPRKAVLTGRVRLDASFTDLMRMRKLI
- a CDS encoding membrane fusogenic activity family protein, with the translated sequence MVVDAVRAYVDAASGLTELTRKRAVAAAKTLLKERESHGTGGTDAAASEGEHPPSPPGVGQSIQTLANDLLETSKANRDALLRVVEAEVNRALSRADLVRRSDYDRLARRVAELERRMATQRFHQRSGEAPGAEPGADPNTASVEQPEQTSPETPVPELGSSSETARQTSEPREDVSEEETTTEHAQGTPEAGTDGERRAPEETLEEKPSENGDPASSGITDADTGKKPSNSQAGNKAKTGGAAGSRSASKAGNKRSGGRGKNAGSVSTAANTPAGNVTEPETARGNGARSEGRSGTNKRK
- a CDS encoding TlyA family RNA methyltransferase, whose protein sequence is MAKRSRLDAELVRRGYARSRAHAAELIDSGQVQVGAMLAVKPATQVGTDQPIVVRVPDEEPPYVSRGAHKLLGALGAFGIDPEGRPCLDAGASTGGFTDVLLRRGAAHVIAVDVGYGQLAWQLRNDDRVAVVERCNIRELTPERVGTVVPDLVVADLSFISLTLVLPPLVECATADADFVLMVKPQFEVGKDRVGAGGVVRSTELRGQAVRSVAGKAGTLGLGVADAAASPLPGPSGNVEYFLWLRRGAGPLDESRLRSTLGEGPQ